The sequence CAAAAAGGGGATGGTATGCCagattttcttcaaatatttgatgaatttgtcGACTCTACAAACATTTACAGAGAGGCATCTCAATGTTTCATGCATCTTTTTCGTTAATGGCAtggaaaaacaatttttttatatgtggTGCACACATTTTGATTGTTGCTATAACATTTTTGcttatttatcataaataataaattatacttatttagcaccaaaataagaaacaaaaactaTTTGTACAGGAACTAAAGTAAATTGTATACTTGTATTAGACACAATTGGCTTATGGCGGAATCTGCAAGAACATAGTTTTCTGATGATCCAAAATAGAAACTGTTATAAAATACAAAGATGCGCTGGGGTGATTTCCAAAGCAAAAGTTTGGAATGACTTGAAAAGGTTGCATGTTCACTCCCTATTCAAGGGAACTTGTTATATATAAGCAACTGTCAAAGATTGTAAATCTAGGGCAAGTTTAGCAAGTATATTAAGTCAGCTAAAATTCATTTGGCTTGAAAATtgcattattattttgtatatatagtagacTATGAATTCTTTGGTACTAATTTACTCCTACTTCGAAGGTAGAGAGGATATTTCCGATATAagttaataaaaccaataataCTACACAATGCAGGCATGCAAAAGAGAACTTTACTTACATTAGATAACTTGTGAATGCATTGTTCCACGAGTAGCAAAACAATAGTAAATATAGTCAACACATAAGCAACAAACCATGTTTGTGTCAAGGTTGATGAACGAAAttctttatacaaatatttttgtaagtaaTCTACCAGAATTTCAGATTTATCAACTTTAAATCAGATCAACAAATTGTACTAATTATTGATTGTTTGTAAGTTCATTTGATTGATATATTCTGCTGGCAACATAAAAACTCcgctttctttcatttttaatagtGCAATAAATCAAGAATCATCCAAGACTTAACTTTCAAAAAGATGTTTTGACTGTGATTTGGACTTAAACCAGCCGCCAAAAAAAACAGAAGAAGAGGCAATTTAAAAGTGACAGTTGGTATATAGCTATAAAGGAAAAGATGATCGCACATGTCTTAGCATCTCGAGTTTTAGATAACAATTTTCAGTTTTGAAAAGTTGGAAAGTAAAATTTTACTTACTCATAGTCGATGACaatgaattcttgaattttgcTCTGCATTTGAGGCATATGATGGAGGGCTACCATTTATCACGAGGGCAAGAATATCTTGTAGAAATTAAAGAGTTATTAGTAAGTTGTAATAgtcatgaaaaatgaattatatgtgtGGTAAGTATAGTGTTAAGATATTTGAGAAGTACAGAATTCAGAGCCTATAGTTTGATAGTCGAAACTGTTAAACGATGTAGTTTTTAGCAGCGTCGGTGGCATCAATGGTGGTTCAGGGGGTATAACTTGATCTATTAGTTCAAAAATTGTGCCTTTATCAATTGTCCAGCTGAATTGATGAAGATGATTTCCATACGCCTTGGTTGACTCAGAGACAAATGTCCCGATAgcaaatatgtttggaaaggaACAAACTCATTTACATAATATGAGATATCTGTACCATATATGATAACTTGTATTTGACTTTCCTATGAGAAATTTAATGAAGTTAGAAAAATATAAGGTAAGTGAAACAACATATAGTTAGTATAGAAATCCAAAAGTGGTTTGAATAGTATggaatagttattttttatagggtatataaaatttaaagcaTATGAAATATGGGTGGAGGTTTACCCATGGATGTGATGGCTTAATCAACAGAATGAAGATTacaataaaatatgtaaaaactGATTTTGCAAATAATTATTCAAGGAACACATCAACAACATTAAGCAACACTTTTAgcacaaaaattaattttcaatatcAGCTCACAGATTTATCAGATTTTTCTGTGCGTTTACAAAATCAGTTGACAGAGGATTTTGTTAAGCATCTATCCTCCCTCActatttgtataataatatttcatttattctaTGATCACTCAGCACTGATCGTTTCTAAATATTTACATGAGAGTTCGCTTAAAGAAGCAATTCAGTTTCTTAAATGGATTGGTATCCACACAGATTTCgattcaattttttctatatttcgCAAAGAAAATCAACAGCATCGAACCCAAACAGTAACTAACTTCCCTATAACACAAATTATGTCTACAAAAGAAAGAGGAGTAAAACATagatttaaaatgataaaacatgcttcatatcaaattatatcgcgtattaattaattaacgtaTCTCATATGTTTGTTACGtctcatttaaaaaatttattttattatttttctataataattttatatattattagtttatatttatatgtttttcatgTATTCTTTTGgagattaaaaaaacaataatactTTTGCAAGATTAGAAAAAACAAAGTCCCccgtttaataataattattcatgCCCTATACTATTTTTGAATGTCCAACAACACTTGTCCACTTTATGGAATAAATAggcaattttatatataatttctggTTACTTTTagagtaactttcacatatagcgagcacaaatcatatttgtatactaTAACTATGGTTTGCATaagctccatagcaaacataaatatgtatatttagtTATAACTATACCAAatgatttaatatataattagacaCTAGCTATAACTATATCAAATGATTAGTATTCTACCAATTTCACACTAGGCCGCTTTACTAGTTTTTACTGTTTACTCACAACCCAAAAATTGAAGTAAGGGATTCTCAATTATAGctattgattttaattttagtttgtaATCATAGATTGTAATATTTGTAACTTGGTAAAGATTCATAATTtgattaaacataaaaaaaattcatactaaTTTTAGTAGTAACAGTAATTATAGGCTTTTGtactatattttctcttattgatgAAATTTGTCATTATCTTTCTTGTTTCACTGTATCAAAGTATTTAGAGAAGTGAGAAggcatataatattttagtgatatttttttattgaataaatctaaaatcaaatatataataatcaaatacaaataaaaaatttcttattaaattatattaatttagcatatttaaaaattaaaaattgataaactaaattaataatACACAAATTAAATCGAATCAATCTATGTACATCATGAATGGAGAAGCTAGGATAAAGATGCGGAGAAGAATGTTCGAGATTTGGCACAAGCGTGGCAAACTTTGTCATGTGGAAATGACACTTTTCTTGTTTTGGCATGCATATCTGCCACGTCAAAGTTTTTAGTTCTATATGAAATTCTCATCCCAAAACACAACAAAATTAGATTAGATTAGATTAGAACAGCTCGAAAAAAATTGAAGGAGAAagcaatatttatatttataaaaatataaaaaaaataaagagtagaGAATTAGTGATCAAACGGGCGCGGCAAGAGAGAATACATGGAGGCGGAGACAAGTGCAGCTAGTGATACTCCTGTTACTAGGAAGAAGATGATAATGGTGGCTATCGATGAGAGTGAAGAGAGTTTCTATGCTTTGAAATGGGCATTAGATAATTTGATCAATGATCCTTCTATTATCATCACTCTCATCAATGTCCAAATTCCTTTTACACCCATGGTTTATCCTGCTGGACCTGGTATGtatgtatttctatttattggACCAGATTTTTTATcaacaaagataaaaaattgtatgcaatgaaactaaaatatttaatttgggAGGGAGGGTGAAGTAattggctttttttttttttatatttatagttgTCTTTGCAACACCTACTGTTGTTGAAGCTGTGAGAAAAGGACAACAGGAGAATGCAACTAGAATACTCTCTCGGGCACTCCATCTCTGCCAACAAAAGATGGTATCACAATATATTTCTGgttgcttatatatatatatatatttgtgctaatTTTATGATTGGGTTTAGGTGAAGGCGGAGACTCTGATTGTAGAAGGGGACCCAAAAGATATGATATGTCAAACTGCACATGAATTGCACGTTGACCTTCTAGTAATCGGTAGCCGAGGGCTTGGCAAGATTAaaaggtttattttcttttcgCCCAACACATTCATTATATTATTGGAATAGGATTATCCCATGTGAATATAGAATAAGTTCaattctttatatttataaagtagccatatttaatttgtatgtCTTAGTGATATATATCAAAGTATTTTCGCCAATAAATCAGGGTTGTGCGACAAGTTGAATTTCAGGAGGAAATATGTGGGCATAATTAAAGTGATAATAGTCCAATCTATGGAATATGTTTTAAAGCTTCCACAATTCTCTCTCTGCATACAACACATATATACACATTACTTGTGCGAGAATATCATCTGCAAAGGTAAGGTGGGTAATCTTATGATAAGACTGAAGAGAGCAATCTGGCCTTGAgcttttattttacattcatacttaataaaaaaagagCTTAGGTCCCTGAGTCAAATATGAACACCCCTGTTCCTCGATGGACTTTCGTTGCTTCATCTCCATATTCTTTTACACTTGAAATTTCTAAAATCTGACATGCTAAAGTTTTCACTAAATTGACAGAGAATCTAAATTATAATTGAGGCATATACCAGTGATGAGACGTCCTTACTTGTAGATTGTATGTGCAACATATGAAGTTAATTGCTCTTGTTAGATTGTTTTTGTATGTAATATTAAGGTTGTTTTGCAGGGCTTTCTTGGGTAGTGTGAGCGACTATTGTGCTCATCATGTGCAATGCCCTATTCTCATTGTGAAGCCACCCAAGGAAAACCCCAAAAGCAGCTAATTAACAAGGATATATCATGTGCCAGTCTATGCACAATGTCATTTACTTGATGATGAATAAACACAAGTTCATTGAGGATTATAAaacttatgtatatattaattatattatcaataaatgGAGGTTGTATCTGTTGTCTCAATAGCTAGCCCAGTCCACAGGCAATAGGTTTTTGGGTAGAAGCCAGTCGTCACAACTAGTGCAATCTGAATATTTGACCCTCATTCCTCTGGTAACGTAAGTTGCTGCAGCCTATGTGGCTCTGTATTTGGTTTTAATAAATATAGCAATTCTAATTAGAGATATCTAGCGTTTCAACCTTGATGGAACAAATGGAAAGGGCAGTCCTTGGTCTTTTTAATCACGTCTTTACCTCTCTTTTTGTGTGCCTCCTCTCCTCGATTTCAGCTAGTAACGTAGTCCATTACTACGAGAATGTTGGTGATAAAGCAGAACAATATATATCTGCTTTGttgatatttttcatgaaacTCCCATCGGTGTTAATTTATATCACTCTTGCATATGGTCTCATTATCTACTTTACTTGCCTtcattttatgtatgtttcaAGCTTGCAATAGTCTCACATGTATTATCAGAAGACTGTTGTGCCGTTGAATTCCATCCCAAGAATAGTGTAGCCTGATATTCCATTCTTTGGTTAGACTAATGTATGTTTAGATTAgtgatatatatgtatattagcTTAAGAATGACCAATAATGCATCCCGGTTGATTGTTGTtaatatgatgataataataataataataatatgataaatctaaatttatcaaatttctGCCAAATATAATGTAATACCCCAAGAGGGCCGAGTTCAGAAGTTGAAGGTACCAACCCATGCTGGCCACCTACAGTCTGTGGATGGGAATACAAATCGTAGGTGGTGTCTGTGGTTGATCACTCTAGTACTTTCCTGAAGAGGTCAGAACCACGGTCGGATCCGGTCGGTGGAACCAATGTTCGTGGTTGAGGCCCGTGGTACATATTGAGTTTCTGACCACGAATGATAGACAGTCCGTCATCAGTAGCCGTCGGTGGGCAGCTGATAGTATTTTTTGGGCTTTTGGGTCTTTTTCCAGTGAACTCCTATACTGCAATTAAGGATTATAACTCCCAAAATTTTCAGTATCTTTCAGTTCACCAAAATGAActctctcaaatatttctctatttagaacttgaagaagacgaataattcaacttagggtttCAACTGAGCCTCAATTACTCCATTGGAGATTAGTATTTGGTCTATAGTTTTAAGACATGGATTTTATTTCTCGATTGAGTTaggatttttttaattgtcaGGAGTGTGtttgattaatgatttaaataattgaattatgatccCTTATCtatgaattaatgaaatacTATGATTTGATGTTGATTTCTCCAATGAAACCATCCAGTCTCCATGTTTTCAAGTTACGATCATATTAATATAGAATTTTGAATCATATGGAAACCCTTTGTAGAATAGTGAGTACAGGAAGAACATGAGGAAAAAAAAGGATGGTGGGTTCTGTTATTGTCATTTTTGTATACAgcagaatatatatatatatataNNNNNNNNNNNNNNNNNNNNNNNNNNNNNNNNNNNNNNNNNNNNNNNNNNNNNNNNNNNNNNNNNNNNNNNNNNN comes from Solanum pennellii chromosome 1, SPENNV200 and encodes:
- the LOC107016071 gene encoding universal stress protein A-like protein, whose amino-acid sequence is MEAETSAASDTPVTRKKMIMVAIDESEESFYALKWALDNLINDPSIIITLINVQIPFTPMVYPAGPVVFATPTVVEAVRKGQQENATRILSRALHLCQQKMVKAETLIVEGDPKDMICQTAHELHVDLLVIGSRGLGKIKRAFLGSVSDYCAHHVQCPILIVKPPKENPKSS